In one Chryseobacterium camelliae genomic region, the following are encoded:
- a CDS encoding DUF423 domain-containing protein translates to MKTITLVFGAVYGMLSVILGAFGAHALKKILSVERLESFETGVRYQMYAAFFLLIIGYILKFETSSEKWTSILMIAGTFLFSVSIYFLSLQDYLGANLKFLGPITPLGGLFMILAWLMLIFHFAKGRI, encoded by the coding sequence ATGAAAACAATTACTTTAGTCTTCGGTGCTGTTTACGGAATGTTATCTGTGATTTTAGGCGCATTCGGAGCACATGCCTTAAAGAAAATTTTGTCTGTGGAAAGACTGGAAAGTTTTGAAACAGGAGTCAGATACCAAATGTATGCTGCATTTTTCTTATTAATTATCGGTTACATTTTGAAGTTTGAAACTTCATCAGAAAAATGGACTTCGATATTAATGATTGCAGGAACATTTTTATTCTCGGTAAGCATTTATTTCCTGAGCTTACAGGATTATTTAGGAGCAAATCTTAAATTTTTAGGACCGATTACTCCACTTGGAGGTCTGTTTATGATTCTAGCCTGGTTGATGCTGATCTTCCATTTTGCTAAAGGCAGAATTTAA